One Phocaeicola dorei genomic region harbors:
- the clpX gene encoding ATP-dependent Clp protease ATP-binding subunit ClpX: MEDNKTPRNSRRKCSFCGRSENEVGFLITGMNGCICDSCSEQAYEIMQEAMHQKKGAPGELNLKELPKPKEIKEFLDQYIIGQDDAKRYLSVAVYNHYKRLLQKVDKDDIEIEKSNIIMVGSTGTGKTLLARTIAKLLHVPFTIVDATVLTEAGYVGEDIESLLTRLLQVADYNVAEAERGIVFIDEIDKIARKGDNPSITRDVSGEGVQQGLLKLLEGSIVNVPPQGGRKHPDQKMIPVNTKNILFICGGAFDGIERKIAQRLNTHVVGYSAAKDVVKIDRGNLMQYIAPQDLKSFGLIPEIIGRLPILTYLNPLDRTALRNILTEPKNSIIKQYIKLFEMDGVKLEFQPEVFEYIVDKAIEYKLGARGLRSIVETIMMDVMFEIPSQKAKKYEVTLDFAKQQMGKANISRMQTA, translated from the coding sequence TTGGAAGATAATAAAACACCTAGAAACAGTAGAAGGAAATGTAGTTTCTGCGGACGTTCGGAAAATGAAGTCGGATTTCTGATAACCGGAATGAACGGTTGCATTTGTGACAGTTGCTCGGAGCAGGCATATGAAATTATGCAGGAGGCCATGCATCAAAAAAAAGGTGCACCGGGTGAGTTGAACTTGAAGGAACTTCCGAAACCAAAGGAAATTAAAGAATTTCTTGACCAATACATTATTGGTCAAGATGACGCGAAACGCTATCTTTCCGTTGCCGTGTACAATCATTACAAGCGTCTGCTCCAAAAAGTGGATAAGGATGATATCGAGATTGAAAAGTCCAATATCATTATGGTAGGTAGTACGGGGACGGGAAAAACGTTGCTGGCACGCACTATTGCCAAATTATTGCATGTGCCGTTTACCATTGTTGATGCCACCGTGCTGACAGAGGCCGGTTATGTGGGTGAAGATATTGAGAGTCTTTTAACCCGTTTGCTTCAAGTGGCAGATTATAATGTGGCGGAAGCTGAAAGAGGCATCGTATTTATTGATGAGATTGACAAGATTGCCCGTAAAGGAGATAACCCCTCCATTACTCGTGATGTAAGTGGTGAAGGTGTACAACAAGGTCTGTTGAAATTGTTGGAAGGATCTATAGTGAATGTACCGCCTCAGGGAGGACGTAAACACCCCGACCAGAAAATGATTCCGGTCAATACGAAAAACATTCTGTTTATTTGTGGTGGGGCGTTTGATGGTATTGAACGCAAAATTGCACAACGTTTGAATACGCATGTGGTAGGTTATAGTGCGGCGAAGGACGTGGTGAAGATAGACCGTGGCAACTTGATGCAATATATTGCCCCTCAGGATTTGAAATCATTCGGGCTGATTCCTGAAATCATAGGCCGTCTGCCCATTTTGACTTACCTGAATCCGTTGGATAGAACCGCTTTGCGCAATATCTTGACGGAACCGAAGAATTCCATTATCAAGCAGTATATTAAATTATTTGAAATGGATGGAGTCAAGCTGGAATTTCAGCCCGAAGTATTCGAATATATTGTAGACAAAGCTATTGAGTATAAGTTAGGAGCACGCGGATTACGTTCCATTGTGGAAACGATCATGATGGACGTTATGTTTGAAATTCCCTCTCAGAAAGCGAAAAAGTATGAAGTGACACTTGATTTTGCAAAACAGCAGATGGGAAAAGCGAATATCTCGCGGATGCAAACAGCTTAG
- the clpP gene encoding ATP-dependent Clp endopeptidase proteolytic subunit ClpP, with the protein MDDFRKFATKHLGMNSMVLDDVIKSQGYLNPYILEERQLNVTQLDVFSRLMMDRIIFLGTQIDDYTANTLQAQLLYLDSVESGKDISIYINSPGGSVYAGLGIYDTMQFINSDVATICTGMAASMAAVLLVAGTEGKRSALTHSRVMIHQPMGGAQGQASDIEITAREIQKLKKELYTIIADHSHTDFDKVWADSDRDYWMTAQEAKEYGMIDEVLSRKPATL; encoded by the coding sequence ATGGATGATTTTAGAAAATTTGCTACCAAGCATTTGGGTATGAACAGTATGGTGCTGGATGATGTCATCAAGTCGCAAGGATATCTGAATCCTTATATTTTGGAGGAGCGTCAGTTGAATGTGACTCAGTTGGATGTGTTTTCCCGACTGATGATGGACAGAATTATTTTTCTGGGTACACAGATTGATGATTATACAGCTAATACACTCCAGGCGCAGCTTTTATATTTGGACTCAGTAGAGTCTGGTAAAGATATATCTATTTATATCAATTCTCCCGGAGGATCTGTTTACGCTGGATTAGGTATTTATGATACCATGCAGTTCATCAATAGTGATGTTGCCACGATCTGTACAGGTATGGCCGCTTCGATGGCTGCCGTGCTGTTGGTTGCGGGAACAGAAGGTAAACGTTCTGCGTTGACTCACTCACGCGTGATGATTCATCAGCCGATGGGAGGCGCGCAAGGACAGGCTTCGGATATTGAGATCACGGCCCGTGAAATCCAAAAGTTGAAGAAAGAACTGTATACCATTATTGCAGATCACTCTCATACGGATTTTGACAAAGTATGGGCGGACTCTGACCGTGACTACTGGATGACAGCTCAGGAGGCTAAGGAATATGGTATGATTGATGAGGTGCTGTCACGCAAACCGGCTACTCTATAA
- the tig gene encoding trigger factor: MNISLQNVDKVSALLTLKLEKADYQARVEKTLKTYRQKANIPGFRPGMVPMSLIKKQFGKSVLVEEVDKMMQEKVNEYIRDNKVNMLGMPLPNEEKMAPIDFDTQEDFEFVFDIALAPEFTAEISSADTIDYYTIEVSDELIDQQVKMYTQRAAKYDKVEQYEDKDMIKGLLAELDENGNTKEGGIQVEGAVMMPAYMKNDEQKAIFNGAKVNDVLVFNPAVAFDNNEAELSSLLKIKKEEVAGVKGNFSFQIEEITRMVPAELNQELFDNVFGEGAVSSEEEFRAKIKEGIAKQFESDSDYKFLIDVREYLVNKIGKLEFPDALLKRIMLLNNEEKGEAFVAENYDKSIEELTWHLIKEQLLKNNDIKVEQADVMNMAKEATRIQFAQYGMLNIPEDVLENYAKEMLKKQESVEGLVNRAAESKLSAALKAKATLNHKTVSMEEFNKMFE; encoded by the coding sequence ATGAATATTTCATTGCAAAACGTTGACAAAGTGAGCGCATTGCTTACTTTGAAGCTGGAAAAGGCTGATTATCAGGCAAGAGTAGAAAAGACATTGAAGACTTATCGTCAGAAAGCTAATATTCCGGGTTTCCGTCCGGGTATGGTGCCTATGAGTTTGATTAAAAAACAGTTTGGTAAGTCTGTTCTTGTAGAAGAGGTTGACAAAATGATGCAGGAAAAGGTAAACGAATATATCCGCGATAATAAAGTGAATATGTTGGGTATGCCGTTGCCTAACGAAGAGAAGATGGCTCCTATTGATTTCGATACTCAGGAAGATTTCGAATTTGTATTTGATATTGCTTTGGCTCCTGAATTCACAGCAGAAATCTCATCAGCAGATACAATTGATTACTATACGATCGAAGTTTCAGACGAACTGATAGACCAGCAAGTTAAAATGTACACTCAGCGTGCTGCAAAATATGATAAAGTAGAGCAGTATGAAGACAAAGACATGATTAAAGGTCTGTTGGCTGAATTGGATGAAAATGGAAATACTAAAGAAGGCGGTATTCAGGTAGAAGGTGCGGTAATGATGCCGGCTTATATGAAGAATGATGAGCAAAAGGCTATATTTAACGGTGCTAAAGTAAATGATGTACTGGTATTTAACCCTGCTGTAGCATTTGATAATAATGAAGCTGAACTTTCTTCTTTATTGAAGATTAAGAAAGAGGAAGTTGCTGGTGTGAAAGGTAACTTCAGTTTCCAGATTGAAGAGATTACCCGTATGGTTCCCGCTGAGTTGAATCAGGAATTGTTCGATAATGTATTTGGCGAAGGCGCTGTAAGCAGTGAGGAAGAATTTCGCGCTAAGATCAAAGAAGGAATTGCAAAGCAGTTCGAATCAGATAGCGATTATAAATTCTTGATTGATGTTCGTGAATATTTGGTTAACAAGATTGGTAAGTTGGAATTCCCCGACGCGTTGCTGAAGCGTATCATGTTGCTGAATAATGAAGAGAAGGGTGAAGCTTTTGTCGCTGAAAACTATGACAAGAGTATTGAAGAGCTGACTTGGCATCTGATTAAAGAGCAATTGCTCAAGAATAATGATATTAAAGTGGAACAAGCTGATGTGATGAATATGGCCAAGGAAGCAACTCGTATTCAGTTTGCTCAATACGGAATGTTGAATATCCCTGAAGATGTTCTAGAGAACTATGCAAAAGAAATGTTGAAGAAGCAGGAATCTGTAGAAGGTTTGGTAAACCGTGCTGCTGAAAGCAAACTTTCTGCCGCATTGAAAGCTAAGGCTACTTTGAACCACAAAACGGTTTCTATGGAAGAATTCAACAAAATGTTTGAATAA
- a CDS encoding RNA recognition motif domain-containing protein translates to MNMYVGNLNYRVKEGDLEQAMAAYGVVTSVKVIKDRETGKSKGFAFVEMENDAEAAQAMNELNGSEFMGRQLVIKEARPRD, encoded by the coding sequence ATGAACATGTATGTTGGAAACCTTAACTACCGTGTTAAGGAAGGAGATTTGGAACAAGCAATGGCGGCTTATGGAGTTGTTACTTCTGTAAAAGTTATCAAAGACCGCGAAACAGGTAAATCTAAAGGATTTGCGTTTGTTGAAATGGAAAATGATGCAGAAGCAGCCCAGGCCATGAATGAACTGAACGGTTCGGAATTCATGGGACGCCAATTGGTAATCAAGGAAGCAAGACCTAGAGACTAA
- the lptB gene encoding LPS export ABC transporter ATP-binding protein, whose product MSEQEIEQQNTVSEDNRMILRTENLVKKYGKRTVVSHVSFDVKQGEIVGLLGPNGAGKTTSFYMTTGLIVPNEGHIFLNDLDITSYPVYKRAQNGIGYLAQEASVFRKMSVEDNIASVLELTNTTPEYQKDKLESLIAEFRLQKVRKNLGDQLSGGERRRTEIARCLAIDPKFIMLDEPFAGVDPIAVEDIQHIVWKLKDKNIGILITDHNALETLRLTDRAYLLFEGKILFQGTPEELAENPVVREKYLGTNFVLRRKDFQLAEKDRQENNV is encoded by the coding sequence ATGTCAGAGCAGGAAATAGAACAACAAAATACGGTGAGCGAAGACAACCGTATGATACTTCGTACAGAAAATCTGGTGAAGAAATACGGCAAGCGTACGGTAGTAAGTCATGTTTCTTTTGATGTGAAACAGGGAGAGATTGTAGGGCTGCTGGGACCGAATGGTGCCGGTAAGACTACTTCATTTTATATGACTACGGGACTTATCGTGCCGAATGAGGGGCATATATTCCTAAATGACTTGGATATTACCAGTTATCCTGTATATAAGCGTGCTCAGAATGGTATTGGATATTTAGCGCAGGAGGCTTCTGTCTTTCGTAAGATGAGTGTGGAGGATAATATTGCCTCTGTGTTAGAGTTAACTAATACTACTCCGGAATATCAAAAGGACAAACTGGAAAGTTTGATTGCCGAGTTCCGTTTGCAGAAAGTACGTAAGAATTTGGGAGACCAACTTTCTGGAGGTGAGCGTCGTCGTACGGAGATTGCACGTTGTCTGGCTATCGATCCTAAATTCATTATGTTGGATGAACCCTTTGCAGGAGTAGACCCTATTGCTGTAGAGGATATCCAGCACATTGTATGGAAATTGAAGGATAAAAATATCGGTATTTTAATTACCGACCATAATGCATTGGAAACGTTACGCTTGACCGACCGTGCGTATCTGTTATTTGAAGGAAAGATTCTGTTTCAGGGAACCCCTGAAGAACTAGCGGAAAATCCTGTTGTCCGTGAGAAATATCTAGGTACTAATTTTGTGCTTCGCCGTAAGGACTTTCAATTGGCGGAAAAGGACAGGCAGGAAAACAATGTATAA
- a CDS encoding MlaE family ABC transporter permease produces MIRPITTVGKYIMLMGRTFARPERMRMFFKQYLNEMVQLGVNSIGIVLLISFFIGAVITIQIKLNIESPWMPRFVVGYTTREIMLLEFSSSIMCLILAGKVGSNIASEIGTMRVTQQIDALEIMGVNSAGYLILPKIIALMTMIPFLVIFSIFSGIIGAFCTCWFGGVMNAEDLAYGLQYSFQEWFVWCSFIKSIFFAFIISSVSAYFGYTVEGGSIAVGKASTDSVVMSSVLILFSDLVLTQLLMG; encoded by the coding sequence ATGATAAGACCCATAACAACCGTAGGGAAATATATCATGCTGATGGGACGTACTTTTGCTCGTCCGGAACGTATGCGTATGTTTTTCAAGCAATATCTCAATGAGATGGTACAGTTGGGAGTAAATTCCATCGGTATTGTACTGCTGATTTCTTTTTTCATTGGTGCCGTAATTACCATTCAAATCAAATTAAACATCGAAAGCCCGTGGATGCCTCGTTTTGTGGTAGGCTACACCACTCGCGAAATCATGTTATTGGAATTCTCCTCCTCCATCATGTGTTTGATCCTGGCAGGAAAGGTAGGTTCTAATATTGCCTCCGAAATAGGCACCATGCGTGTAACCCAACAGATTGACGCATTGGAAATCATGGGAGTCAATTCTGCTGGATACCTTATTCTTCCTAAAATTATAGCTTTAATGACAATGATTCCTTTTTTGGTTATTTTCAGCATATTCTCGGGAATTATTGGTGCTTTTTGCACCTGTTGGTTCGGAGGAGTCATGAATGCCGAGGATTTGGCCTATGGTCTGCAATATAGTTTTCAGGAATGGTTTGTATGGTGCAGTTTTATTAAATCTATCTTTTTCGCTTTCATTATTTCCAGTGTATCTGCTTATTTCGGTTACACGGTAGAAGGAGGTTCTATTGCAGTAGGTAAAGCCAGTACAGATTCTGTGGTAATGAGCAGTGTGCTTATTCTATTTTCCGATTTAGTATTAACACAACTTTTAATGGGATGA
- a CDS encoding ABC transporter ATP-binding protein: MIQVKSLYKSFEGKDVLVDINATFNNGKTNLIIGQSGSGKTVLMKCIVGLLTPEKGEILYDGRNFLNMNKKEKKTLRREMGMIFQSAALFDSLTVLENVMFPLDMFSNDTYRDRVKRAQFCLDRVNLMEAQNKYPGEISGGMQKRVAIARAIALNPQYLFCDEPNSGLDPKTSLVIDELIHDITTEYNMTTIINTHDMNSVMGIGDSILYIYQGHKEWEGTKDDVFTATNERLNNFIFASDLLRKVREVEEHRK, encoded by the coding sequence ATGATACAAGTTAAATCATTATATAAATCATTCGAGGGAAAAGACGTATTGGTGGATATCAATGCTACTTTTAACAATGGTAAAACTAATCTGATTATCGGTCAAAGCGGTTCTGGAAAAACTGTATTGATGAAGTGTATCGTCGGTCTGTTGACTCCTGAAAAGGGCGAGATCCTGTATGACGGACGCAACTTCCTTAACATGAATAAAAAAGAAAAAAAGACATTGCGCCGCGAAATGGGAATGATTTTCCAAAGTGCTGCCTTGTTCGACTCTCTTACCGTACTAGAGAATGTAATGTTTCCATTGGATATGTTTTCCAACGACACGTATCGTGATCGTGTAAAGCGTGCCCAGTTCTGTTTAGACCGTGTAAACTTAATGGAAGCGCAGAACAAGTATCCGGGAGAAATTAGTGGAGGTATGCAGAAACGTGTAGCTATAGCACGTGCCATAGCTTTGAATCCTCAATATTTATTTTGCGACGAACCCAATTCCGGTCTGGACCCAAAGACCTCATTGGTTATCGATGAACTGATTCACGACATTACCACTGAATACAACATGACAACCATTATCAATACCCACGATATGAACTCCGTAATGGGAATCGGTGACAGTATTCTCTACATCTACCAAGGGCATAAAGAATGGGAAGGGACAAAAGATGATGTGTTTACTGCTACCAATGAACGGCTGAATAATTTTATCTTCGCCTCTGATCTGCTCCGCAAGGTAAGAGAAGTGGAAGAACATAGAAAATAA
- the der gene encoding ribosome biogenesis GTPase Der: protein MGNLVAIVGRPNVGKSTLFNRLTKTRQAIVNEQAGTTRDRQYGKSEWVGHEFSVVDTGGWVVNSGDVFEEEIRKQVSLAIDEADVILFVVDVVNGVTDLDMAVASILRRTKKPVIMVANKTDNNELQYNAAEFYKLGLGDPYCISALSGSGTGELLDLVVGKFSKEGEELLDEDIPRFAVVGRPNAGKSSIINAFIGEDRNIVTEIAGTTRDSIYTRYEKFGFDFYLVDTAGIRKKNKVNEDLEYYSVIRSIRSIENSDVCILMLDASRGIEGQDLNIFSLIQRNQKGLVVVVNKWDLVENKDAKVMKTYEEAIRSRLAPFVDFPIIFASALTKQRIFKVLETAKEVYQARTTRIPTARLNEEMLPLIEAYPPPSNKGKYIKIKYCTQLPNTQVPSFVFFANLPQYVKEPYKRFLENKIREKWNLSGTPINIFIRQK, encoded by the coding sequence ATGGGAAATTTAGTAGCAATCGTAGGACGTCCCAATGTGGGAAAGTCTACACTTTTTAATCGTCTGACCAAAACGCGTCAGGCAATTGTAAACGAGCAGGCAGGAACTACCCGCGACCGCCAATATGGCAAGTCGGAATGGGTGGGACATGAGTTTTCTGTCGTTGATACCGGTGGATGGGTGGTAAACTCGGGTGATGTTTTTGAGGAAGAGATCCGTAAACAGGTAAGTCTGGCCATAGATGAAGCGGATGTAATCTTGTTTGTTGTGGATGTAGTGAACGGGGTTACCGATTTGGATATGGCTGTAGCCTCTATTTTGCGGCGTACAAAGAAACCTGTTATTATGGTAGCTAACAAGACTGATAATAATGAATTGCAATATAATGCCGCCGAATTTTATAAATTGGGTCTAGGTGATCCTTATTGTATTTCTGCATTGAGCGGAAGCGGTACAGGGGAATTGTTGGATCTAGTGGTAGGTAAATTCAGTAAGGAGGGTGAAGAACTGCTGGATGAGGATATCCCTCGTTTTGCAGTAGTAGGACGTCCGAATGCCGGGAAATCTTCTATTATCAATGCCTTTATCGGGGAGGACCGTAATATTGTAACAGAGATTGCAGGTACTACCCGCGATTCTATCTATACCCGTTATGAAAAGTTTGGTTTTGACTTTTATCTGGTAGATACTGCCGGTATCCGTAAGAAGAATAAGGTAAATGAGGATTTGGAATATTATTCTGTCATCCGTTCTATCCGTTCTATTGAGAATTCGGACGTGTGTATTCTTATGCTGGATGCCAGTCGTGGCATTGAAGGACAGGATTTGAATATTTTCTCTCTCATTCAACGTAACCAGAAAGGTTTGGTAGTAGTGGTGAACAAATGGGATTTGGTAGAGAATAAGGATGCCAAAGTGATGAAAACTTATGAGGAAGCCATTCGTTCCCGTCTGGCACCGTTTGTTGATTTTCCCATCATCTTTGCTTCCGCTTTGACAAAACAACGTATTTTCAAGGTGCTGGAAACTGCAAAAGAGGTATATCAGGCACGTACTACCCGTATTCCGACAGCTCGTCTGAACGAAGAAATGCTTCCGTTGATCGAGGCTTATCCGCCTCCTTCAAATAAGGGTAAGTATATCAAGATTAAATATTGTACGCAGTTGCCAAACACGCAGGTTCCTTCTTTTGTGTTCTTTGCTAATTTGCCTCAATACGTGAAAGAGCCTTATAAGCGTTTTCTTGAAAACAAGATACGTGAGAAATGGAATTTGTCAGGAACACCGATAAATATCTTTATCAGACAGAAATAA
- the era gene encoding GTPase Era has translation MHKAGFVNIVGNPNVGKSTLMNLLVGERISIATFKSQTTRHRIMGILNTDDMQIVFSDTPGVVKPNYKLQESMLNFSESALVDADILLYVTDVVEKTDKNVDFIEKVRNVKVPVLLLINKIDLTNQEDLVKLVEAWHEQLPQAEIIPISATSKFNVDTVMKRIRELLPDSPPYFGKDQWTDKPARFFVTEIIREKILLYYDKEIPYSVEVVVEHFKEDAKSIHINAVIYVERESQKGIIIGKQGRALKKVATEARKTLEHFFQKSIYLETFVKVDKDWRSSDKELKNFGYQMD, from the coding sequence ATGCATAAGGCAGGATTTGTAAACATAGTAGGAAACCCCAACGTAGGTAAGTCAACACTGATGAATTTGCTGGTGGGGGAACGTATTTCTATTGCAACGTTCAAGTCGCAGACAACTCGTCATCGTATCATGGGAATCTTGAATACGGACGATATGCAGATTGTATTCTCGGACACTCCGGGAGTGGTGAAGCCAAACTACAAGTTACAGGAATCTATGTTGAACTTCTCAGAGTCGGCGTTGGTGGATGCGGATATATTGCTGTATGTGACAGATGTGGTAGAGAAAACAGATAAAAATGTGGACTTTATAGAGAAAGTTCGTAATGTCAAGGTTCCTGTCTTATTGTTAATTAATAAAATAGATTTGACCAATCAGGAAGACTTGGTCAAGTTGGTGGAAGCGTGGCACGAACAGCTTCCTCAAGCTGAAATTATTCCGATTTCTGCTACTTCTAAATTCAATGTGGATACGGTAATGAAGCGTATCAGGGAGTTGCTGCCCGATTCACCTCCCTATTTCGGGAAAGATCAATGGACAGATAAACCGGCACGTTTCTTTGTTACCGAGATTATCCGCGAGAAGATTCTGCTTTATTATGATAAAGAGATTCCTTATTCTGTAGAAGTGGTAGTGGAGCACTTTAAGGAAGATGCTAAGAGTATCCATATCAATGCTGTGATTTATGTGGAGCGTGAATCGCAAAAAGGTATTATTATAGGTAAGCAGGGCAGGGCACTGAAGAAGGTGGCTACCGAGGCTCGTAAAACGTTGGAACATTTCTTCCAAAAGTCTATTTATCTGGAAACCTTTGTGAAAGTTGATAAGGATTGGAGAAGCTCGGACAAAGAATTGAAGAACTTTGGGTATCAAATGGATTAA
- a CDS encoding beta-ketoacyl-ACP synthase III: MEKINAVITGVGGYVPDYVLTNEEISRMVDTNDEWIMTRIGVKERRILNEEGLGTSYMARKAAKQLMQKTASNPDDIDAVIVATTTPDYHFPSTASILCDKLGLKNAFAFDLQAACCGFLYLMETAASLIASGRHKKIIIVGADKMSSMVNYQDRATCPIFGDGAAACMVEATTEDYGIMDSILRTDGKGLPFLHMKAGGSVCPPSYFTVDHKMHYLYQEGRTVFKYAVSNMSDITATIAEKNGLNKDNIDWVIPHQANLRIIDAVASRLEVPLEKVMINIQRYGNTSGATLPLCLWDYEKQLKKGDNLIFTAFGAGFTYGAVYVKWGYDGSKR, translated from the coding sequence ATGGAAAAAATAAATGCAGTAATAACAGGAGTCGGTGGATATGTACCAGATTATGTCTTGACTAATGAAGAGATTTCAAGAATGGTAGATACCAATGATGAATGGATTATGACTCGAATCGGAGTTAAAGAAAGACGTATTCTGAATGAAGAAGGATTGGGTACATCGTATATGGCGCGTAAGGCTGCCAAACAACTGATGCAGAAAACAGCTTCTAATCCGGATGACATTGACGCAGTAATCGTAGCAACTACTACTCCTGACTATCATTTCCCTTCCACTGCTTCTATCCTGTGTGATAAGCTGGGATTGAAAAATGCATTTGCATTTGATTTGCAGGCTGCCTGCTGCGGATTTTTGTATTTAATGGAAACAGCTGCTTCACTTATCGCATCGGGCAGACATAAAAAGATTATTATTGTCGGTGCAGATAAGATGTCATCTATGGTAAATTACCAGGATCGTGCAACGTGTCCTATCTTTGGTGATGGTGCAGCAGCATGTATGGTGGAAGCTACTACAGAAGATTATGGTATTATGGATTCTATTCTTCGTACAGATGGTAAGGGGCTTCCTTTTCTTCACATGAAAGCCGGTGGCTCTGTATGTCCTCCTTCTTATTTCACTGTTGATCATAAGATGCATTACCTTTATCAGGAAGGAAGAACAGTATTTAAATATGCTGTTTCCAATATGTCGGATATTACAGCGACTATTGCCGAAAAGAATGGTTTGAATAAAGATAATATCGACTGGGTAATTCCTCATCAGGCTAATCTGCGTATTATTGATGCGGTAGCTTCTCGTCTGGAAGTTCCCTTGGAGAAGGTAATGATCAATATTCAGCGATATGGTAATACTAGTGGTGCTACACTTCCGTTGTGTCTTTGGGATTACGAAAAGCAGCTGAAGAAAGGAGATAACCTGATATTTACAGCTTTCGGTGCAGGTTTTACCTATGGAGCCGTTTATGTGAAATGGGGTTACGATGGTAGTAAGAGATAA
- the rpmF gene encoding 50S ribosomal protein L32: MAHPKRRQSKTRTAKRRTHDKAVAPTLAICPNCGEWHVYHTVCGACGYYRGKLAIEKEAAV, translated from the coding sequence ATGGCACATCCTAAAAGAAGACAATCAAAAACGAGAACTGCAAAGAGAAGAACTCATGATAAGGCAGTTGCTCCTACTTTAGCTATCTGTCCTAACTGCGGCGAATGGCATGTTTATCACACTGTATGTGGAGCTTGCGGTTATTATAGAGGTAAGTTAGCAATCGAAAAAGAAGCTGCTGTCTAA
- a CDS encoding YceD family protein produces MKADSAKYEFTLDNQFFVDLDGPEVQKGKLTVELNVKKTSGVFLLDFQTEGFVIVPCDRCLDEMELPVSTSDKLKVKLGSSFAEEGDIVVVPEEDGYINIAWFLYEFIALNIPMKHVHAPGKCNKGMVGKLSKHLRTSADDEDDDDIAVELPEGDVSEGPQEIDPRWNELKKILDNN; encoded by the coding sequence ATGAAAGCGGACTCTGCTAAGTATGAGTTTACGCTGGATAATCAATTCTTTGTAGATCTGGATGGACCGGAAGTACAGAAGGGAAAACTGACAGTAGAACTGAATGTGAAAAAAACATCCGGTGTTTTTCTGTTGGATTTTCAAACTGAAGGCTTTGTCATTGTACCGTGTGACCGTTGCTTGGATGAAATGGAATTACCTGTTTCAACTTCAGATAAACTGAAAGTAAAATTAGGTTCTTCATTTGCGGAAGAGGGTGACATAGTTGTAGTACCTGAAGAAGATGGGTATATTAACATTGCCTGGTTCTTGTATGAGTTCATAGCCTTGAATATTCCTATGAAGCATGTACATGCGCCTGGGAAATGTAACAAAGGTATGGTTGGCAAGCTGAGCAAGCATTTGCGTACTTCTGCGGACGATGAAGATGATGATGACATAGCGGTGGAGTTACCCGAAGGAGATGTTAGCGAAGGGCCTCAGGAAATAGATCCGAGATGGAATGAATTAAAGAAAATATTAGATAATAATTAA